In one Culex quinquefasciatus strain JHB chromosome 2, VPISU_Cqui_1.0_pri_paternal, whole genome shotgun sequence genomic region, the following are encoded:
- the LOC6035754 gene encoding uncharacterized protein LOC6035754 encodes MFTTQNSHRLPSELEVMPFILRLMEFIGLWGPPGQIVRFLAAFGWGTMIILFPKAVLGIGSDRFDAIAKGIAEFIFEGSLFVATAIFASKRIAFERLIDGLKEIFQRATNGPHSNDCYDLLLRQNLSINKFVKGYTIYCCFGPFVFCVPSLAASHFRYWTHSGNQSEPLIFELPMEQEFYGLQIRTNFLHYHIFVLLSLFAYFVCAYFLLVKVSVHFIMIQYSSSTYRLVALRIRKMTESKEVTQSELVDIVELHRLAYRCSTLVEQICHLPLALEFLTCILFWCLTMFYVSNNIDFNLVNVMVLFWLSLLETFGYSYLGSKLTEQADEVGAAIYDLPWFEHSVELQRYYRLMLQRVQRPTGITGAKFFVVQLATFGSVVQMSYSYYLVLKEALTMI; translated from the exons ATGTTCACCACTCAAAACAGTCACCGACTTCCGTCGGAACTCGAAGTGATGCCGTTCATCCTGCGGCTGATGGAGTTTATCGGTCTTTGGGGACCGCCGGGTCAGATTGTTCGATTCCTGGCGGCGTTCGGCTGGGGAACGATGATCATTCTGTTCCCGAAGGCCGTGCTCGGAATTGGGAGCGACCGGTTCGATGCGATCGCTAAGGGAATCGCAGAGTTTATCTTCGAGGGAAGTTTATTCGTAGCGACGGCGATTTTTGCTTCGAAAAGGATCGCATTTGAGCGGTTGATTGACGGATTGAAGGAGATTTTTCAAAGGG CTACGAATGGTCCGCACTCGAACGACTGTTACGACCTGCTACTTCGTCAAAATTTATCCATCAATAAGTTCGTCAAAGGATACACGATCTACTGCTGCTTCGGTCCGTTTGTTTTCTGCGTTCCGTCACTTGCGGCAAGTCACTTTCGGTATTGGACGCACTCCGGGAATCAATCGGAACCGCTGATCTTCGAACTACCCATGGAACAAGA ATTCTACGGTCTGCAAATCCGTACAAACTTCTTGCACTACCACATTTTCGTACTTCTCTCGCTGTTTGCGTACTTCGTTTGTGCCTATTTCCTGCTGGTCAAAGTGTCCGTCCACTTCATCATGATCCAGTACAGTTCGTCTACTTACCGCTTGGTTGCGCTTCGGATCCGCAAGATGACAGAATCAAAAGAAGTGACGCAATCCGAGCTGGTGGACATCGTCGAGCTACACCGCTTGGCCTACCGCTGCTCCACCCTTGTCGAGCAGATTTGCCACCTTCCGCTGGCGCTGGAGTTCCTAACCTGCATCCTGTTTTGGTGTCTCACCATGTTCTACGTTTCAAAC AACATTGATTTCAACCTGGTGAACGTGATGGTGCTGTTTTGGCTGTCACTGCTGGAAACGTTTGGCTATTCGTACCTGGGATCGAAGCTAACGGAGCAGGCCGACGAGGTTGGCGCGGCCATCTACGATCTACCGTGGTTCGAGCACTCGGTTGAGTTGCAGCGGTACTATCGGCTGATGTTGCAACGCGTCCAGCGGCCTACTGGGATTACGGGGGCTAAGTTTTTTGTCGTGCAGTTGGCAACATTCGGCAGTGTGGTGCAAATGTCTTACTCGTACTATTTGGTGCTGAAGGAAGCGTTGACTATGATATAA